In Micromonospora purpureochromogenes, a single window of DNA contains:
- a CDS encoding EamA family transporter produces MSSSPASATPVRPGLIWTALLLVYVLWGSTYLGIRIAVESMPPLASAALRFAAAGLVLAVVLRVRRGPGALRVDRRQLASAALVGVLLLAGGNGLVVLAEAGPPGVAVPSGIAALLVATVPLLVVLLRTATGDRPRGWTFAGVTLGFLGLVLLVLPTGGTGAVPLAGALTVVAGATSWSVGSFLSNRLAMPGDPFVATVYEMFAGGAALAVLALARGELRDFSPGEVTGRSWAALAYLMVAGSLVAFTAYVWLLHHAPISLVATYAYVNPAVAVGLGALLVAEPITAQVLLGGAVIVAGVALVVSTERPRRPAAEPTDGAAAEPAHR; encoded by the coding sequence ATGAGCTCATCTCCCGCGAGTGCGACACCCGTCCGGCCCGGCCTGATCTGGACGGCGCTGCTGCTGGTCTACGTCCTGTGGGGCTCCACCTATCTCGGCATCCGGATCGCCGTGGAGTCCATGCCGCCGCTCGCCTCGGCCGCCCTCCGGTTCGCCGCCGCCGGGCTGGTGCTCGCCGTGGTCCTGCGGGTGCGACGCGGCCCGGGGGCGTTGCGGGTCGACCGCCGTCAGCTCGCCTCCGCCGCCCTGGTCGGGGTGCTGCTGCTGGCCGGCGGCAACGGTCTGGTGGTGCTCGCCGAGGCGGGTCCGCCCGGGGTGGCCGTGCCGTCGGGCATCGCCGCGCTGCTGGTGGCCACCGTCCCGCTGCTGGTGGTGCTGCTGCGCACCGCCACCGGTGACCGGCCGCGCGGCTGGACCTTCGCCGGGGTGACGCTCGGCTTCCTCGGCCTGGTGCTGCTGGTGCTGCCGACCGGTGGCACGGGCGCGGTGCCGCTGGCCGGCGCGCTCACCGTGGTCGCCGGAGCCACCTCCTGGTCGGTCGGCTCGTTCCTGTCCAATCGGCTGGCCATGCCCGGCGACCCGTTCGTCGCCACCGTGTACGAGATGTTCGCCGGCGGGGCGGCGCTCGCCGTGCTCGCCCTGGCCCGGGGCGAGCTGCGCGACTTCTCGCCGGGCGAGGTGACGGGCCGGTCCTGGGCGGCGCTGGCCTACCTGATGGTGGCCGGCTCGCTGGTGGCCTTCACCGCGTACGTCTGGTTGCTGCACCACGCGCCCATCTCACTGGTCGCCACGTACGCCTACGTCAACCCGGCCGTCGCGGTCGGGCTCGGCGCGCTGCTGGTCGCCGAGCCGATCACCGCGCAGGTGCTGCTGGGCGGTGCGGTGATCGTGGCCGGCGTGGCACTGGTGGTGAGCACCGAGCGACCCCGGCGGCCGGCGGCGGAGCCCACCGACGGGGCAGCCGCGGAACCGGCGCACCGGTAA
- a CDS encoding prepilin peptidase: MFVGLLTAAALCGGLVGAAAPTFARRFTTDRSATARWAVGWAVVGAVVFAGLAAALGPDPALPAYLLVAAFGVVLAAVDLACLRLPDPLVGAAALGGVAGLGVAALAAGTPGRLAVALAGAALSFSGYVLLALLPGARLGFGDVKLAAALGLPLGWLGWPTLGYGLLLPHLLNGVLVLALLVARRVRRDTALPFGPALLAGAWLAVLLA; the protein is encoded by the coding sequence GTGTTCGTCGGGCTGCTGACCGCCGCCGCGCTCTGCGGCGGCCTCGTCGGCGCGGCGGCGCCGACGTTCGCCCGCCGGTTCACCACGGACCGGTCCGCCACCGCTCGGTGGGCGGTCGGCTGGGCGGTCGTCGGGGCGGTGGTGTTCGCCGGGCTGGCCGCCGCGCTCGGGCCGGACCCGGCCCTGCCGGCGTACCTGCTGGTGGCGGCCTTCGGTGTGGTGCTGGCGGCGGTCGACCTGGCCTGCCTGCGGCTGCCCGATCCGCTGGTCGGCGCGGCCGCCCTCGGCGGCGTCGCCGGCCTCGGGGTGGCCGCGCTCGCCGCCGGCACGCCGGGCCGCCTGGCGGTCGCCCTCGCCGGGGCCGCGCTCTCCTTCTCCGGGTACGTCCTGCTGGCGCTGCTGCCCGGCGCCCGGCTCGGTTTCGGCGACGTCAAGCTCGCCGCCGCCCTCGGCCTGCCGCTCGGCTGGCTGGGCTGGCCGACCCTGGGCTACGGGTTGCTCCTGCCGCACCTGCTCAACGGCGTGCTGGTGCTGGCCCTGCTGGTCGCCCGCCGGGTACGCCGGGACACCGCCCTGCCGTTCGGTCCGGCGCTGCTCGCCGGGGCCTGGCTGGCCGTGCTCCTCGCCTGA